The sequence GTATGCTGATAAAAATAAACACTACGGCGTTACTGTCGTCAACATCGTGCTGATGCGATAGGGTAATTATGTCAAGATAAAAACTCAAGAATTTTGCAAAGAAAAGTCCTTGATAATTATCTAGAAATACGATGCTGCAAAACTTCAAAATATGCAGTCATCGAAAAATTACAACTAGTCAAAACTACTAATCTTAAACTTCGCGATTGAAAACTCCTAATCCCAATAGCAACTAAAGGTAGTGATTCATTTTACTAAAACTTGAGTTGTGCGGTCGGAATTTTAATTTTACTAAGTAGAGGTTTAGTTTAGTACTTCAACACTGTAAATATTCGCTTCAAAGGAACAGGAAATGAGTACATTATACGAAAAAATCGGCGGACAACCTACCATTGAAAAAGTGGTCGATGACTTTCATAACCGCATCATGGCAGACAGCACCGTCAGCGGCTTTTTTGCCAATACTGATATGAAAAAGCAGCGCGATCATCAAATTGGTTTCTTTTCTCTAATCCTGGGTGGTCCCAAAGACTACAAAGGTCGTAGCATGGACAAAACACATACAGGAATGGGTTTACAGCAACCACATTTTGATGCTATTAGCAAGC comes from Rivularia sp. PCC 7116 and encodes:
- a CDS encoding group 1 truncated hemoglobin, translating into MSTLYEKIGGQPTIEKVVDDFHNRIMADSTVSGFFANTDMKKQRDHQIGFFSLILGGPKDYKGRSMDKTHTGMGLQQPHFDAISKHLSSAMTSSGVSADDAKAAMAEVEKLKPAILNK